The proteins below are encoded in one region of Flavobacterium sp. IMCC34852:
- a CDS encoding DNA-3-methyladenine glycosylase family protein: MQEAIAYLVEKDAVLRKLHQQYGNPFVPSRPEGFQTMCKLILEQQVSIESARACYVKIENILGDVTPETIFQASEETLRNCGVSRQKTIYLKALADAILNRILVLETLSQKHPDEVRKELIQIKGIGHWTIDVYLMFSLQSPDIIPLGDIAVVNTIKELYGCEEKEVMMALSENWKPYRTMATYFLWHHYLVKRNRKFIM, from the coding sequence ATGCAGGAAGCCATTGCTTATTTGGTTGAAAAAGATGCCGTTTTAAGAAAGCTGCATCAGCAATACGGCAATCCCTTTGTGCCTTCAAGACCGGAAGGTTTTCAAACGATGTGTAAACTCATTTTAGAGCAACAGGTTTCTATTGAGTCGGCTCGTGCTTGTTATGTCAAAATTGAAAATATTTTAGGCGATGTTACTCCTGAAACTATTTTTCAAGCTTCTGAAGAAACACTCAGAAACTGCGGAGTCAGTCGCCAAAAAACTATTTATTTGAAAGCTTTGGCGGACGCTATATTAAATAGGATTTTGGTTTTAGAAACGCTTTCTCAAAAACATCCCGATGAAGTCAGAAAAGAATTGATTCAAATCAAAGGTATTGGTCATTGGACAATCGATGTCTATCTGATGTTTTCTTTACAATCGCCCGATATCATTCCACTGGGAGATATAGCTGTTGTGAATACCATCAAGGAATTATACGGTTGCGAAGAAAAAGAAGTCATGATGGCGTTATCCGAAAACTGGAAGCCTTACCGTACTATGGCGACTTATTTTCTATGGCATCATTATTTGGTCAAACGAAATAGGAAGTTCATAATGTAG
- a CDS encoding beta-N-acetylhexosaminidase, with protein MTSKFAYFLLLLFNIAFAQNSLPLIPQPESIEIRKGHFVLNKETVILADANTYEAQYLQQAIKQQTGLLLAIVAKSNVDSKIILKEMYPIDPYWSKERYNINISPTEVIITAPFNRGFFTGIQTLLQLVPIDKNETFVLPCLNIFDQPKYAWRGMHLDCARHFFSIEFVKKYIDYLAMYKFNTFHWHLTDDQGWRIEIKQYPKLTEVGAWRNGSMIGHYNEQKYDDKRYGGFYTQDQIKEVVAYAKQRHITVVPEIEMPGHAVAALAAYPQYSCTGGPFEVEKQWGVLDDVFCPKEETFSFLQNILAEVMALFPSQYIHIGGDECPKTRWKNCQHCQALIKEKGLKDEHELQSYFIQRIEKFVNANGRKIIGWDEILEGGLAPNAAVMSWRGTEGGIAAAKQKHFVVMTPGSHCYFDHYQGNPKNEPLAIGGYTPVEKVYAFNPIPKELSNEEAKYILGAQANVWTEYIDTPEQVEYMIFPRMMALSEVLWGTSNPEKYADFEKRMIQQFPVLQQKGINYSKAIFEITSEVMPKPGGNGVLYLLKTNQHPNGIHYTTDGTQPTAQSKVYNQPLEITKSQTIKSAYFEDDRAKSNVAEQSFLIHKATSQLVSLQNQPNGNYAKGGGFTLVDGIQGDKAKFGQNWLGFSGTDLIATIDLASKQKISRLGIGLLSSPSSWIYFPKKVTFEVSEDMIQFETVGTFSAEEIQKSKGQINLDCNKRNIQFVKVTVENFGTIPDGQPGAGNKAWLFADEIIVE; from the coding sequence ATGACTTCCAAATTCGCTTACTTTTTATTGCTGCTTTTCAATATTGCTTTTGCACAAAATTCATTGCCTCTAATTCCACAACCCGAATCGATTGAAATTCGAAAAGGACATTTTGTTTTAAATAAAGAAACAGTAATTCTGGCCGATGCCAATACGTATGAAGCACAATATTTGCAACAAGCCATAAAACAGCAAACTGGTTTACTATTAGCCATTGTTGCAAAATCAAATGTAGATTCTAAAATCATTTTGAAAGAAATGTACCCGATTGATCCTTATTGGAGCAAGGAAAGATATAATATTAACATTTCACCCACAGAAGTAATTATAACAGCTCCTTTCAATCGAGGTTTTTTTACCGGAATCCAAACCTTACTTCAGTTGGTTCCAATAGATAAAAATGAAACGTTTGTTTTGCCTTGTCTAAATATTTTTGACCAACCCAAATACGCCTGGCGCGGCATGCACCTCGATTGCGCCCGACATTTCTTCTCTATAGAGTTTGTCAAAAAGTATATCGATTACCTGGCGATGTACAAGTTCAATACCTTTCATTGGCACTTAACCGATGACCAAGGTTGGCGTATCGAAATCAAACAATATCCTAAACTAACAGAAGTCGGAGCTTGGCGAAACGGTTCCATGATTGGCCATTATAACGAACAAAAATACGATGACAAACGTTACGGCGGATTTTACACCCAAGACCAAATCAAAGAAGTGGTAGCTTACGCAAAACAACGTCACATTACCGTCGTACCCGAAATCGAAATGCCCGGCCATGCCGTAGCTGCTTTGGCTGCTTATCCGCAATATTCTTGTACCGGCGGACCATTTGAAGTCGAAAAACAATGGGGCGTTTTAGACGATGTCTTTTGTCCCAAAGAGGAAACATTTTCCTTCTTGCAAAATATTTTAGCCGAAGTGATGGCACTATTTCCGTCACAATATATTCACATTGGCGGTGATGAATGTCCAAAGACGCGCTGGAAAAACTGTCAGCATTGCCAAGCTTTAATCAAAGAAAAAGGATTGAAAGACGAACATGAACTCCAAAGTTATTTCATCCAAAGAATAGAAAAATTTGTCAATGCCAATGGCCGAAAAATCATTGGTTGGGACGAAATCCTCGAAGGAGGTTTGGCGCCCAATGCAGCCGTAATGAGTTGGCGTGGCACCGAAGGCGGAATCGCAGCCGCAAAACAAAAACATTTCGTCGTAATGACTCCCGGTTCGCATTGCTATTTCGACCATTATCAGGGCAATCCAAAAAATGAACCGTTGGCCATTGGTGGTTATACTCCCGTGGAAAAAGTGTATGCCTTCAATCCCATTCCAAAAGAATTGTCCAATGAAGAAGCAAAATACATTTTAGGCGCCCAAGCCAATGTTTGGACTGAATATATCGACACACCAGAACAAGTGGAATACATGATTTTTCCAAGAATGATGGCGCTTTCCGAAGTGCTTTGGGGAACTTCCAATCCCGAGAAATATGCCGATTTCGAAAAACGAATGATCCAACAGTTTCCCGTTTTACAACAAAAAGGCATCAATTACAGCAAAGCGATTTTTGAAATTACATCTGAGGTGATGCCCAAACCCGGAGGTAATGGTGTTTTGTATTTATTAAAAACCAATCAGCATCCCAACGGCATTCATTATACTACCGATGGAACGCAACCCACAGCGCAATCCAAGGTTTACAACCAACCGCTGGAAATCACCAAATCACAAACGATTAAATCCGCTTATTTCGAAGATGACCGTGCCAAAAGCAATGTCGCCGAACAATCGTTCCTCATTCACAAAGCCACAAGCCAATTGGTTTCACTGCAAAATCAACCTAATGGCAATTATGCCAAAGGCGGTGGATTTACTTTGGTGGATGGAATTCAAGGCGACAAAGCTAAATTTGGGCAAAATTGGTTAGGCTTCTCGGGAACTGATTTAATCGCAACCATCGATTTGGCTTCTAAACAAAAAATCAGTCGCCTAGGAATCGGATTATTGAGCAGTCCTTCATCATGGATTTATTTTCCGAAAAAAGTAACTTTCGAGGTTTCAGAAGATATGATTCAATTTGAAACCGTCGGCACTTTTTCTGCTGAAGAAATTCAAAAAAGCAAAGGTCAAATCAACTTAGACTGCAATAAAAGAAACATCCAATTTGTAAAAGTCACGGTCGAAAACTTCGGCACTATTCCTGACGGTCAACCCGGCGCCGGAAACAAAGCATGGCTATTTGCAGATGAAATAATAGTAGAATAG
- a CDS encoding sodium-translocating pyrophosphatase, with protein sequence MESMMIYVPIVMALIGLAFMAIKRSWVLKQDAGDGKMKEISDYIYEGALAFLKAEYRLLAVFVVIASAVLAGISFVVPTTHILIVVAFIFGAVFSALAGNMGMKIATKTNVRTTQAARSSLPQALKVSFGGGTVMGLGVAGLAVLGLTGFFIIFFRYFMNGVWTSTEDMTIVLETLAGFSLGAESIALFARVGGGIYTKAADVGADLVGKVEAGIPEDDPRNPATIADNVGDNVGDVAGMGADLFGSYVATVLAAMVLGNYVIKDMGGKIEDAFGGIGPILLPMAIAGFGILFSIIGTMLVKISSDDAKEKQVQGALNVGNWVSIILTAVSCFFLVQYLLPATMTMEFYGEGAQQISSMRVFYATIVGLVVGGVISSVTEYYTGLGTKPVLAIVQKSSTGAGTNVIAGLATGMISTFPTVLLFAGAIWASYAFAGFYGVALAASAMMATTAMQLAIDAFGPISDNAGGIAEMSELPKEVRTRTDILDSVGNTTAATGKGFAIASAALTSLALFAAYVTFTGIDGINIFKAPVLAMLFVGGMIPVVFSALAMNSVGKAAMDMVYEVRRQFKEIPGIMEGKNKPEYGKCVEISTKAALREMMLPGVLTIGFPIAIVLLGKLVYGDNNQLIAEMLGGYMAGVTVSGVLWAVFQNNAGGAWDNAKKSFEAGVEINGEMTYKGSDAHKAAVTGDTVGDPFKDTSGPSMNILIKLTCLIGLVIAPILGGHEAGAVTKKMECTMEMKKECKDMGKCDMSKCKDMTKEECAKMCDSLGCTPEQKEACLSHYGADGKFIADKKDCCAKPEVATATKDVRVEITNTNGKAKATVTTTVGGTATTQTFEGTEAEVKAKVDALK encoded by the coding sequence ATGGAATCAATGATGATTTATGTGCCGATAGTAATGGCATTAATTGGATTAGCTTTTATGGCTATCAAAAGATCTTGGGTTTTAAAACAAGATGCAGGTGATGGCAAAATGAAAGAGATATCAGATTATATTTATGAAGGAGCTTTGGCTTTCCTAAAAGCAGAATACAGATTATTAGCAGTATTCGTTGTAATTGCCAGTGCTGTATTGGCCGGAATTTCTTTTGTAGTTCCAACAACACACATATTAATTGTAGTTGCCTTTATTTTTGGAGCAGTATTTTCTGCATTAGCCGGGAATATGGGAATGAAAATCGCTACCAAAACTAACGTAAGAACAACCCAAGCCGCTCGTTCAAGCTTACCACAAGCTTTGAAAGTGTCTTTTGGTGGTGGAACTGTAATGGGATTAGGCGTTGCCGGATTGGCGGTTCTTGGTTTAACAGGTTTCTTTATCATCTTCTTCCGTTACTTTATGAACGGTGTATGGACTTCCACAGAAGACATGACCATCGTTTTGGAAACATTAGCCGGTTTCTCTCTTGGAGCAGAATCCATCGCTTTGTTTGCTCGTGTTGGTGGTGGTATTTATACCAAAGCGGCTGACGTAGGTGCCGACTTAGTAGGTAAAGTAGAAGCAGGAATCCCGGAAGATGATCCAAGAAATCCTGCTACTATTGCAGATAACGTTGGAGATAACGTAGGTGACGTTGCCGGAATGGGTGCCGATTTATTTGGCTCTTATGTAGCGACTGTATTAGCTGCGATGGTACTTGGTAACTATGTAATCAAAGATATGGGCGGAAAAATCGAAGACGCTTTCGGTGGTATCGGACCAATTTTATTGCCAATGGCAATCGCAGGTTTCGGAATCTTATTCTCTATCATCGGAACGATGTTAGTAAAAATATCAAGTGATGATGCTAAAGAAAAACAAGTACAAGGTGCGTTAAACGTTGGAAACTGGGTTTCTATTATTTTAACTGCCGTATCATGTTTCTTCTTAGTACAATATTTATTACCGGCTACAATGACCATGGAATTTTATGGTGAAGGAGCACAACAAATATCATCAATGAGAGTGTTCTATGCTACTATCGTTGGTTTAGTAGTTGGTGGAGTTATTTCGTCTGTAACAGAATACTACACAGGATTAGGGACAAAACCGGTTTTGGCCATTGTACAAAAATCTTCAACCGGTGCAGGAACTAACGTAATCGCCGGTTTAGCAACAGGTATGATTTCTACTTTCCCAACCGTATTGTTATTTGCCGGTGCTATCTGGGCTTCTTATGCTTTCGCCGGTTTCTACGGGGTGGCTTTAGCAGCATCTGCAATGATGGCAACTACTGCAATGCAATTAGCCATCGACGCTTTCGGACCAATCTCTGACAATGCCGGTGGTATCGCTGAAATGAGTGAATTACCAAAAGAAGTTCGTACCAGAACAGATATCTTGGATTCTGTAGGTAACACTACTGCTGCAACTGGAAAAGGTTTCGCCATCGCTTCTGCGGCCTTAACTTCATTGGCTTTATTCGCTGCGTATGTAACTTTCACAGGAATTGATGGGATCAATATCTTCAAAGCGCCTGTATTAGCAATGTTATTCGTTGGAGGTATGATTCCGGTGGTGTTCTCTGCTTTAGCAATGAACTCTGTGGGTAAAGCGGCTATGGACATGGTATACGAAGTACGTCGCCAGTTCAAAGAAATTCCGGGTATCATGGAAGGTAAAAACAAACCTGAATATGGTAAATGTGTGGAAATTTCTACTAAAGCTGCTTTAAGAGAAATGATGTTGCCGGGTGTTTTAACTATCGGTTTCCCAATTGCAATCGTATTATTAGGTAAATTAGTTTATGGAGATAACAACCAATTAATCGCTGAGATGTTGGGTGGATATATGGCCGGAGTTACTGTTTCTGGTGTACTTTGGGCTGTGTTCCAAAACAACGCCGGTGGTGCTTGGGACAACGCTAAAAAATCTTTCGAAGCGGGTGTTGAAATCAACGGAGAAATGACCTATAAAGGTTCTGATGCGCACAAAGCGGCGGTAACCGGAGATACTGTGGGTGATCCATTCAAAGATACTTCAGGGCCGTCAATGAACATCTTAATCAAATTAACTTGTTTGATCGGATTGGTAATCGCTCCAATATTAGGTGGTCACGAAGCCGGTGCAGTAACCAAAAAAATGGAATGCACTATGGAGATGAAAAAAGAGTGTAAAGACATGGGCAAATGCGATATGAGCAAATGCAAAGACATGACTAAAGAAGAATGTGCTAAAATGTGCGATTCTTTAGGTTGTACGCCTGAGCAAAAAGAAGCTTGTTTGTCACACTACGGTGCTGATGGGAAATTCATCGCTGATAAAAAAGACTGTTGTGCCAAACCGGAAGTAGCTACTGCAACTAAAGACGTAAGAGTTGAAATTACCAACACAAACGGAAAAGCAAAAGCAACGGTAACTACTACAGTAGGCGGAACTGCTACTACCCAAACTTTTGAAGGTACAGAAGCCGAAGTAAAAGCTAAAGTGGACGCTTTGAAATAA
- a CDS encoding pyruvate dehydrogenase complex E1 component subunit beta: MRTIQFREAIAEAMSEEMRRDESVYLMGEEVAEYNGAYKASKGMLDEFGPKRVIDTPIAELGFAGIAVGSAMNGNRPIVEYMTFNFSLVGIDQIINNAAKMRQMSAGQFPMPMVFRGPTASAGQLGATHSQAFENWFANTPGLKVVVPSTPYDAKGLLKSAIRDNDPVIFMESEQMYGDKGEIPDEEYTLPLGVADVKREGTDVTIVSFGKIIKEAFIAADELAKQGISCEIIDLRTVRPMDYDCIINSVKKTNRLVVLEEAWPFASVASEITYMVQERAFDYLDAPIQRITTADTPAPYSPTLLKEWLPNAEDVIKAVKKVTYK, from the coding sequence ATGAGAACGATACAATTTAGAGAAGCGATTGCCGAAGCGATGAGTGAAGAAATGCGTCGCGACGAATCAGTATATTTAATGGGAGAAGAAGTAGCCGAATACAATGGTGCTTACAAAGCTTCTAAAGGAATGTTAGACGAATTCGGTCCAAAAAGAGTCATCGATACACCAATTGCAGAGCTTGGTTTTGCCGGAATTGCAGTAGGTTCAGCCATGAACGGTAACCGTCCGATTGTAGAATACATGACTTTCAACTTCTCGTTGGTTGGAATTGATCAAATCATCAATAACGCTGCCAAAATGCGTCAAATGTCGGCCGGACAATTCCCAATGCCAATGGTGTTCCGTGGGCCAACGGCTTCAGCCGGACAATTAGGAGCCACACACTCTCAGGCTTTTGAAAACTGGTTTGCCAATACGCCGGGTTTGAAAGTGGTAGTACCTTCTACGCCTTATGATGCCAAAGGTTTGTTGAAATCAGCGATTCGTGATAATGATCCGGTGATTTTTATGGAATCGGAGCAAATGTATGGAGACAAAGGGGAAATTCCTGATGAAGAATACACACTACCGTTAGGTGTTGCTGATGTGAAAAGAGAAGGAACAGATGTGACCATCGTTTCTTTCGGAAAAATTATTAAAGAAGCTTTTATCGCTGCTGATGAATTAGCAAAACAAGGAATTTCATGTGAAATCATCGACTTGAGAACGGTTCGCCCAATGGATTACGATTGTATCATCAATTCGGTTAAAAAAACAAACAGATTAGTAGTTTTGGAAGAAGCATGGCCATTTGCCAGCGTAGCTTCTGAAATCACCTATATGGTTCAGGAAAGAGCCTTCGATTATTTAGATGCGCCAATCCAAAGAATCACAACGGCTGATACACCGGCTCCCTATTCGCCAACCTTGTTAAAAGAATGGTTGCCAAATGCAGAAGATGTAATAAAAGCAGTTAAAAAAGTAACATATAAATAG
- a CDS encoding electron transfer flavoprotein subunit alpha/FixB family protein, translating to MSLLIYAESADGKFKKVAFELASYAKKVAESLGTTVTAVTVNAGNVSDLSKYGVDKVLKVTNDKLANFNAKAYADVVKQAAQKEGAKVILLSSTTDSLYMAPLVAVGLDAGFASNVVGLPLSTSPFQVKRNAFSNKAFNITEISTEVKVLSLAKNSYGLVESAASATEEDFAPNLNNADFNVKVESVEKTTGKVTIADADVVVSGGRGLKGPENWGMLEELATVLGAATACSKPVSDLGWRPHSEHVGQTGKPVATNLYIAVGISGAIQHIAGINSSKVKVVINSDAEAPFFKVADYGIVGDAFDILPRLTQKLKEFKAQNA from the coding sequence ATGTCATTATTAATATATGCAGAATCGGCAGACGGAAAATTCAAAAAAGTAGCTTTTGAATTGGCATCGTACGCGAAAAAAGTAGCCGAATCATTAGGAACAACGGTAACTGCTGTAACCGTAAACGCCGGCAATGTTTCCGATTTATCCAAATACGGTGTAGACAAAGTATTAAAAGTAACCAATGATAAATTGGCTAACTTCAATGCCAAAGCTTACGCCGATGTAGTAAAACAAGCCGCACAAAAAGAAGGTGCGAAAGTAATTTTACTTTCTTCTACAACCGACAGTTTGTACATGGCGCCACTGGTAGCCGTTGGCTTAGACGCGGGATTTGCTTCGAATGTGGTGGGATTACCTTTGAGCACTTCGCCTTTCCAAGTAAAAAGAAATGCTTTCTCTAACAAAGCGTTCAACATCACTGAAATCTCAACCGAGGTAAAAGTTTTAAGTTTAGCCAAAAACTCATATGGTTTAGTAGAAAGCGCTGCTTCAGCTACCGAAGAAGATTTCGCACCCAACTTAAACAATGCCGATTTCAACGTAAAAGTAGAATCTGTAGAAAAAACCACCGGAAAAGTAACTATCGCTGATGCCGATGTAGTAGTTTCGGGCGGACGTGGTTTAAAAGGTCCGGAAAATTGGGGCATGTTAGAAGAATTGGCCACTGTGCTGGGCGCTGCAACCGCTTGTTCTAAACCTGTTTCTGATTTGGGTTGGAGACCTCACAGCGAACACGTAGGCCAAACCGGAAAACCGGTAGCAACCAACTTGTACATCGCCGTGGGAATTTCGGGAGCCATTCAGCACATTGCCGGAATCAACTCTTCTAAAGTGAAAGTAGTGATTAACAGCGATGCCGAAGCACCGTTCTTCAAAGTAGCGGATTACGGGATCGTTGGTGATGCCTTTGACATTTTACCACGTTTGACACAAAAACTAAAAGAGTTTAAAGCTCAAAACGCTTAA
- a CDS encoding DUF5686 and carboxypeptidase-like regulatory domain-containing protein gives MKKIFSLIVFLFVFSLSAQTKVSGIVVDSSNEPIPYANIVFKGVKTGGVVSNEDGRFYIESPDTHTALIVSFVGFPDTEVKLPKPVNYDFKIVLKEGNALKEVKVYAGKTSKKNNPALDILRKIWERRRKNGLKMFKQYQYEKYEKVEFDMNTIDSAFMKSKIFKGMEFVFKNIDTSSVTGKTYLPIFINESLSDFYGDNEAKKTKEILKANKNSGLGNGDGVNMFIKDLYNDFDIYDNYLNFFDKSFVSPLSRTGIDVYNYVLTDTAFIDNKWCYNIVFYPRRKNELTFKGDFWVNDSTFAIKTINMAVTKSANINWVKDIYIEQEFEVLNDSVFLPTRDYMMSDFALRKKEESKGVYGKRTTLYRNFKFDEKKPEKFYKEEVNFIDNEVYAKTDEYWEENRFEKLNKDERKIYEMIDTLKTVKKFKRLYSLVSILGSGYIEIPKLKLDYGPIFSTVGFNEVEGWRLRAGGRTYFGPNDTWRLQGYTAYGFEDNKFKYGMSGKWMIDKKNRIIISGGNRRDVEQIGASLTTTNDVLGRSYASSGLFTTGANGKLTNINLSTLAAEIEPVKNLTFQLGFSYRTLESASNTFSLNYYTDDTFTTTASEVKQSEINVQVEYTPKRKTIGYGVERREIDSPYSRFFINYSQGFKGLIDSDFDYQKIQLYYKQPIIIGALGRSNFTMELGKTFGQIPLGLMSVVPGNQTYFIIQNTFSNLNFYEFVADEYATFQWEHNFNGKIFARIPGIRKLNLREIVGIRGVYGTVSDENRAINASGLIYKAPEKPYWEYSAGIGNIFKVFRLDFAWRGNYRNLPDTNNFTIKGSFGFYF, from the coding sequence ATGAAAAAGATATTTTCCTTAATTGTTTTCCTATTTGTTTTCAGTCTTTCTGCCCAAACTAAAGTTAGCGGTATAGTGGTTGATAGTTCAAATGAACCGATTCCGTATGCTAATATTGTTTTTAAAGGAGTCAAAACCGGTGGTGTTGTTTCAAACGAAGACGGCCGATTTTATATTGAATCACCCGATACACATACTGCTTTGATTGTTTCTTTTGTCGGATTTCCGGATACCGAGGTAAAGTTGCCCAAACCGGTAAATTATGATTTTAAAATTGTATTGAAAGAAGGAAATGCGCTCAAAGAAGTTAAAGTGTACGCCGGTAAAACCTCCAAAAAAAACAATCCGGCGCTAGATATTTTGAGAAAAATTTGGGAACGCAGAAGAAAGAACGGGCTAAAAATGTTCAAGCAATACCAATACGAAAAGTATGAAAAAGTAGAGTTTGACATGAACACCATTGACAGCGCTTTTATGAAAAGCAAAATTTTCAAAGGCATGGAGTTTGTCTTCAAAAACATCGATACTTCAAGCGTTACCGGAAAAACTTATTTGCCTATTTTCATCAACGAATCACTCTCTGATTTTTATGGTGATAATGAAGCCAAAAAAACCAAAGAAATCCTCAAAGCCAATAAAAATTCAGGCTTAGGAAACGGCGATGGCGTGAATATGTTTATCAAAGATTTGTATAACGATTTTGATATTTATGACAATTATTTGAACTTTTTCGACAAGAGTTTTGTGAGTCCGTTATCGCGTACCGGAATAGATGTTTATAATTATGTTTTAACCGATACCGCGTTCATCGACAATAAATGGTGTTACAATATCGTGTTTTATCCGAGACGTAAAAACGAGCTGACTTTCAAAGGCGATTTTTGGGTAAATGACTCCACTTTTGCCATCAAAACTATCAATATGGCGGTGACTAAAAGTGCCAACATCAACTGGGTAAAAGACATTTATATCGAACAGGAATTTGAAGTGTTAAACGATTCTGTTTTCTTGCCAACCCGAGATTATATGATGTCTGATTTCGCTTTGCGCAAAAAAGAAGAATCCAAAGGCGTTTACGGCAAAAGAACCACTTTGTACCGCAATTTCAAGTTTGACGAAAAGAAACCGGAGAAATTCTATAAAGAGGAAGTCAATTTTATTGACAATGAAGTGTACGCCAAAACCGATGAATACTGGGAAGAGAATCGCTTTGAAAAACTCAACAAGGATGAGCGGAAAATCTATGAAATGATTGATACGCTTAAAACGGTTAAGAAATTCAAACGCCTATATAGCTTGGTGTCCATTTTAGGAAGCGGTTACATCGAAATCCCGAAATTGAAATTAGATTACGGACCTATTTTCTCCACCGTAGGTTTCAATGAAGTCGAAGGTTGGCGTTTGCGTGCCGGCGGCAGAACGTATTTCGGGCCCAATGATACCTGGCGTTTACAAGGGTATACTGCTTACGGATTTGAGGATAACAAATTCAAATACGGTATGTCCGGAAAATGGATGATCGACAAGAAAAATAGAATTATCATCTCCGGCGGTAATAGGCGCGATGTGGAGCAAATCGGAGCCAGTTTAACCACGACCAATGATGTTTTAGGCAGAAGTTACGCTTCTTCCGGATTGTTTACCACGGGTGCTAATGGGAAACTGACCAACATCAACCTCAGTACTTTGGCAGCCGAAATTGAACCGGTTAAAAACCTAACCTTCCAATTGGGATTTTCGTATCGAACGTTGGAATCGGCTTCGAATACTTTTAGCTTGAATTATTATACCGATGATACTTTTACTACTACCGCAAGTGAAGTAAAGCAATCCGAAATCAATGTCCAAGTCGAATATACTCCCAAACGAAAAACAATTGGTTATGGTGTAGAAAGAAGAGAAATCGACAGTCCGTATAGCCGTTTCTTTATCAATTACAGTCAGGGATTCAAAGGATTAATTGATAGCGATTTTGATTACCAAAAAATCCAGTTATACTACAAACAACCCATTATCATAGGCGCATTAGGCCGTTCTAATTTTACCATGGAATTAGGAAAAACCTTTGGACAAATTCCGTTAGGATTGATGAGTGTCGTTCCCGGAAACCAAACGTACTTTATCATCCAAAACACTTTCAGTAATTTGAATTTTTACGAATTTGTAGCCGATGAGTATGCGACTTTCCAATGGGAACACAACTTCAACGGAAAGATTTTTGCCCGAATTCCCGGTATAAGAAAGCTAAACTTGCGTGAGATTGTGGGAATCAGAGGTGTTTACGGAACAGTTTCCGATGAGAACAGAGCCATAAACGCTTCGGGATTGATATACAAAGCACCGGAAAAACCCTATTGGGAATACAGCGCCGGTATCGGGAATATATTCAAAGTTTTCCGTTTAGACTTTGCTTGGAGAGGCAACTACCGAAATTTACCGGATACTAATAATTTTACCATCAAAGGTTCGTTCGGATTCTACTTCTAA
- a CDS encoding electron transfer flavoprotein subunit beta/FixA family protein, with protein sequence MKILVCISHVPDTTSKINFVNGDSEFDTNGVQFVINPNDEFGLTRAIWFQEQQGANVTVVNVGGADTEPTLRKALAIGANEAIRVNATPTDGFFVAKQLAEVVKQGAYDLVICGKESLDYNGGMVPGMLAGLLDYNFVNSCTELTIDGNSAKAAREIDGGKETIAASLPLVIGGQKGLVEEKDLRIPNMRGIMTARTKVLTVLEPVGANNNTKAVKFEKPAPKSAVKLFSADDLDGLVNALHNEAKVI encoded by the coding sequence ATGAAAATATTAGTTTGCATCAGTCATGTGCCTGATACTACTTCAAAAATCAATTTCGTTAACGGTGATTCTGAATTTGACACTAATGGTGTGCAATTCGTAATCAATCCTAATGACGAATTCGGATTAACCAGAGCCATTTGGTTCCAAGAACAACAAGGCGCAAATGTTACTGTAGTCAATGTTGGCGGTGCTGATACTGAACCTACTTTAAGAAAAGCATTAGCCATAGGTGCCAACGAAGCGATTCGAGTAAACGCTACGCCTACTGATGGTTTTTTTGTCGCCAAACAATTAGCCGAAGTGGTAAAACAAGGCGCTTACGATTTAGTAATCTGTGGTAAGGAATCTTTAGACTACAATGGCGGAATGGTACCTGGAATGTTGGCCGGTTTATTGGATTACAACTTTGTAAACTCTTGTACCGAATTGACTATCGATGGAAACTCAGCCAAAGCCGCGCGCGAAATAGACGGCGGAAAAGAAACCATCGCCGCTTCTTTACCTTTAGTTATTGGTGGCCAAAAAGGATTGGTAGAAGAAAAAGACCTACGTATTCCAAACATGAGAGGAATTATGACGGCAAGAACCAAAGTATTGACAGTTTTAGAACCGGTTGGTGCTAACAACAATACCAAAGCGGTAAAATTTGAAAAACCGGCACCCAAATCAGCGGTAAAATTATTCTCTGCTGATGATTTAGACGGATTGGTCAATGCCTTACACAACGAAGCAAAAGTTATCTAA